GTTGTCAtagataaaatgttttattgcaggatttatattttacacagaACTGAATGGTCAGTAAATGCTTTGTGAAATGCTTAATCCCATCATTTTGACTATAATGCATACATTTTAACTTTAGCTATGGCTAAAGTTGTTATACTCATAATTCTTGTCATAATTGAATAACTGAATCCTAATAGTTCACTTTTGTTAAAAAGCAAAAGTGATCTGTGAGTAGGGAATTGCCTTAAAGTGCAAAGAAGCTGGTTTTTGTTCTCTGGTAGGAGACATCGGTTTTTAGTCACAAGTAGATGCAGTGCTTCAGCTCTGTGTTGAGTAGTGTCTGAATAAGCTATGAATGGAAGTTAACAAAACACAGCTGCATGTGGACAGTGTAAACAAACTCTTTAGCAAACAAGTGCTTCACACAGCCATCGGACAGGTGTGTTGAAATGTGAAACTAAGCAGGGTGGATCCATCCCCAACGTACTGATTCTTCaatacaattcaattcagttttatttacagccACGTGAAAAAATACAGCCTTAATGCTTCCGTAGGAATTAacagggtaagtagcagccaggtgctgcaaTTTCAGTGCgcttgattaattgatcatcagcaagtgtgagcacatCTTTAAATGCGGAAGTTTTGGCATTGTTGTGATCAGGatcattcaggtgtgtgtatCGACAAATCATTAACACAGTGTTAATGCAATCCTCCCAGGAGTGGGTATCCCACCTGATTCACCGCAAAGTCAGACCTTGCAATGCTCTGAAAGGCTGcaacacccccccaccccacaccaAGGGttgttctctctaaaaagaacatggcagcacagcctAGGTTTGTAAAGCTGCATCTAAACAAGCTAAAAGACTTCTGGAGCATTATCCTTtgaacagatgagaccaaataGAGATGTTTTGCCATAATGCACGGCACCACGCttgaagaaaaccaaacagaatATCAATACAATGCTTTACACCAGCTGTTAAGCATGGTGGTGAGGGTGTGGCAGTTTAGGCACCgtgcagtcattgagtcaaccattaactcctctgtataccaaagtgtATGTGAGTCAAatatgaggccatctgtctgacagctaaagctttgaGTCATGGTACAAGACAATGATTGATATGCACgtcagcaaatctacaacagaatggctgaaaaagaaaacaaagtgttGCAATGACCCAAAGTTCAGACCTCCACCTGACTCAAATGCTGTGGTAAGGACTTAAGTATTTAAACACATATCTGCAAATGTCAATGAAGTGAGGCAAACTTGGATAGACGAGTAGGCTAAAATTCATCCTCTATGATGAAAGAGACGGATAATCATACAGAAAGTGATTACtttaagttattgctgctaacgGTGGTTATACGAAATACTGACCTGGGGTGTACTTACtgcaatcagaatcagaatactttaatgaTGCCTAAAGAAATGATatggttacagttgctccaagacaaaaacagtaacacactgaactaaattaaataatacaatatattccaaagtttacaaaatataagaaatggCTCTAATATATACACAaagctcaattataaatatccagaatattacagaggtgacattttactctaaactgtaaaactttatttgttattttcactgtaGAGGATGTGCAAATATcaagggtgtaactattgcactGTGTACTGTGCATTAGATGGATGAGTTGTACAGCCagaggcaggaatgatttcctgtgttgttcagtggtgcattatgggtaatctcagtctctcattGAGTGTTCTTCTGTGACTGGCCAACGcttcatggagtgggtgggaggtattgtCCAGCTTTGTCCTTATCTTAGACAACATCCGCCTCCCAGACACCGCcttaagggagtccagctccatccccacaacattactggccttgcagatcagtttattgaatCTGTTGGCATCTCAACCTGATACCCCAGCATGCAATAGCAGGGAGGatggcactggccacaacagactcaaaaaaaaccctgagcaTTATTCAACAGATGTTGAAaaacctcagccgcctcagaaaatagagacgactTTGGCCTTTCCTGTAGAGTGCAGTTTATTATCtatgtgtactccaaggtatttgTAGCCCTTACAATGTCCACCCCCTGGACTGAAACAGGGGTCACAGGTTTCCTGTTGAATGAACTGGAAAAGTCGAAAAGCATGACCCTCACAGTACTCGCCGGCTGGTCCAGATTGGTGTAGACACGATTAAGCAGggagatgatggcgtcctcagcTCTGAGGCGGGGCTGGTAAGTGAACTGGAGGGGATCCTGATGTGGTCTGACTGTAACAGGCTGCACACAGAAACTTGCACTGCACTGCAGAGAATCCTGTAAAAAGTGTCTTTTCATAGGACTTTGACAAAAGGTCTCCTCAATGTCAGATAGAGACACTCAGCAGTCAGATGATCCTCTATAAATAAAGACTTGAAGATGGCGTAGAGGAAGAGCTCTGAACCGGAAGAGACTTTCAcaaccatctgctgtgactggctGGGTCAAAAAACTTTTactatagttttgtttttgttttttaaataaattttcaTGTACCACGATTATACCCTCCATGacattttaaatctcttttGCAAGAGTGTCTTACACAAATTGTTATATGCACAGTAGACATACACATAATCATAAAGAATGAGGTATAGACTCAggggtttttttctgcattttgggATCTTTCAAAGAAAATATGCAGGAATTTAGCAGTTTTCAGTAGTTTTGCTAATTTTGGTTTCTTTTACTCAACTAAGGGATTTTGTGTTTGTCAAATGTTCAGTACTAACAGGTAAATCTATGGATTTCTGTTAAATAACAACACATACTGGCTTTTACTGTGTGAGGAATGATTGTGCTTAAGCCCAAACTTACTGCCCAGAGGCCCATTTGAAGACAGGAAGACTGTTagtgttaaatatttaaaggtTCCACCTGTTGCTCTATTGTTTCAGAGTCTTGAGGCGGGACTGGGCAGCCTAATAACTGTGCCTGTGTTTGTTGCTGTAGGCTAAGCCTGGAGATAATGACTCTGCAGCCAAGATGTGAGGATGTGGAGACAGCAGAAGGAGTAGCTATCACTGTCACAGGGGTGGCTCAGGTAAGACCAGATCCCAGCGTCTTCTCTGCGAACGCTGACACAAACACTTACACTTACTCACTCAAGCCAAGCCTATTTGTCAAACATCATCTGTTATCAAAAGTGTCGTGTTCTGCTGCAGTGCTTTCTGATGTTTTCTGAAATGTGTCCCTATAATCTAATGGTGTAATTCCAAAGAAAAATCAATCAGTGCTTCCCAACAGACTGCCTCATAATCAGcagtcttatttatttatttagtaaaaTGACTTTAGCATACTTAATGAACCCCTTTAGCcacaaaaactatttttttcttcaggAATGCAAggaaataactgtaatttggcatctccattaaaaaaatataatgtgCTTTACTATTTTTGTCCAGCGTTTTGgaaataatttaattataatTTAGCGTGAAAAATATAATGATCAAAGAGCTTGCATATATTGGTTAGTTagccattagagaaaaaaatattttggtaaTTATCAATACTGTTAATTTAGGACTGCTGTGGCATGAACCCTGGACTGGGTGATGGTCTAGCAAATGTGTTAAGTACTGTACATAAAGGTGGGCACACTCAGAGCATCacaatctatctatctatctataacAAAACTGCACTTCTGATCATTCACAGAAGAAAACATCAAAAAGGGCATTTTGGATCAAATTTACAGAGTCGTATCACCGTGTGGGATAGGTTCCTGGTCAAAACAGCATATAAAAGCATGAAAAggtgttgttgtatttttatctACATTTTCTTACCAGGCTCATCTTCTAGCCAAACAACGTTGGTGTTAGcacattcattttcaaaattctTGAGATTAACTTTGCTTGATTGTTTAAAATTGCACCGATGGCACTCTGAGCCCATGTGCCATGATTGCTTCTCAGTGTAGAAAGCTTGCTGTGTAAACACACTCTAAATGTGTCTCCTTCAGGTGAAAGTCATGACGGAGCAGGACCTGCTGGCAGTGGCTTGTGAGCAGTTTCTGGGTAAATCAGTAATGGAAATCAAAGGTGTGCTGCTGCAGACTCTGGAGGGACATCTGCGCTCCATTCTAGGTGTGAACAGTTAACACTTACCACAACAGTAACACTACACAAATATagattttatttcaaacaatatcatagttgttttattaatttttagttttagcGTTTTTGCTTTACAAGTCCAGAATAGCTACTCCTGCATGTATACAACAGAGGAAAAGAAGCAAAGTATTAAATTGATTATTGATTAGTTCCTGACTTTACTATACAAGTTAGCTTTAGTTTGCCTTTTATGTGTTATACATATTGTGTTGGCTTTGAGGTCTGAATTAGAGAAGAAAAGTAATATACAGGTGCTGTATAAGTACTAGAGATGCACCAGCTTATTCAATGTGAAATATTATTTCCACAAGGAAGGACATTATTAAACTTTACAGTTTCCCCCAATCTGCAGAAAGTTAAAGAATCTTCTGCTACTGGAAACCTTTACCTGACATACCAAACTAAACAGGTGGTGCAGATTTATGTACTTTACATTTTCCAGTTTATAACTTCACTAGAAACTTGAACTCTTTTCTATTTTCCTCATAATGGATTTGATCCTTTGGCTGCACATACTGAGGCTGCTAGCTTGTGGCTGTTTCTGAGCTCTGGATAGCTTTAGCTTTAGCACTTTTCCTTTGTAGCTTCTTTCAAATGTTAAGCTGGGCGAGAGTGATTTTAAGTATGTGATTGGAGTTGTTGTTTACCAGGGTTTCTGGGGTGGGCCTCCAGACTTTTTGTCTTGACTCACAATGGGTAGCTTCCACACTAATAACATTAAAATTACCGTGTGAATTTGATTGTGATTTTGAGCATTTGCCTCTGTGCACATGCTGAAACGAACTGACTTGGATTTAGACATATGTGAGGCTGACTGAGAACACTGGCAGTCGTCAGACTGTGGTCTGCGGACCGGTCGATCTCTGATTAATACCAGCAGCTCTGTGCTGACCATTTATGCTACTTGAGTTCAGGGGTGATGCATTTCTCTGACAAAATTCTGATGCTGTGacgtgaaataaaaaaagaaatttggaTCAAAAATAAAGCTGCCCAGCATAGAGCTGCTGGTAGTTTGTTAAAAGTGAATTGCAGGCTAAATGATGTTGAACGATGTGTTTCTTTTGCAGGTACTCTGACAGTGGAGCAGATCTATCAGGACAGGGATCAGTTTGCTAAACTGGTGAGGGACGTAGCAGCTCCTGACGTCGGCAGGATGGGCATCGAGATTCTGAGCTTTACCATTAAGGTGAGTTAAAGGTGCTATGAGAGGtcacagcagcaggagctcTGGCAGCAGCCTCTAGCTGCAGTGATAAGATTATCTGAAGAAAAGGCTCATGTGCAGAAGAAAGGTTACTAGTTATACAGCTCAGCACTGACTTTGACACAATTTTCTCTACATTGCAAAGACAGCATGTATTGAAACAGGAGTAAACTAGTTCAGCGCCCAGTACCTCTTCAGTATGCATAAAAAGAAGGGTCAGTCAGTCTTAGTCTAACATTTGTTTATGTCAGCAGAGTTCAATTTTAGCAGGAAAATTAAACGAGTAATATAACAGAagtagtaaaataaaaacaaaaatattaagtatTCATGTAAGTATATAACTACTTAAACCATGTAAGCGCCGTTGATGCTCTCCATTTTGCCTCAGTGTGGATGTGCAAGAGAGATGATGCAGAGTATCAAAACTTTAGCTTTAAGCCACATTTCTTCAGTCAGAAGAAATGTGACACTGAGACGGCGACACATGGGACAGACAGTCGTTCAAACATTAGTCAGCAGCCTTCCCATCTTTCTTTTTAGACTGTAGTTTTGTAATATTACTGAAACTGAAAAGGTCTTTCTCCGAGCTGTTGATGCTGCTGGTTATTAGAGTAGTCATTCCTAATGAGTTTAATTGGTTTTTATAATTGACTGGACTTGCCCTGTGGAGTTCACTGTTGCTCATTAGAACTAATTGAAGTGTGTGGTGTGGACAGAGCGGCTGAGGTTAGTGCTCTGCTGAAACCCAAAGTCCATTTCTGTAACATCTTTTAGTCCATGTCAGGATTTCTGAGACACGTCAGATTCTGGACTTTAAAATATGATTAAATGTTACATGTAGAAATGAGGCTGTTTGAGTGCCACCCTATCATCTGATTTCTTTGCAGCCACAAAGGGCCAGCATTTTTTAatctgtatgttttattttattttggcttCGTAACCTTGTTAATCACATGAAAGATGCTGATATACGCCACACCCAGTTTAATGTTACATGTCCTGTGGTTCTGTGTTTTCAAAGGATGTGTATGATAAACTGGACTACCTGAGCTCCCTTGGAAAGACCCAGATTGCAGCTGTCCAGAGGGATGCAGACATCGGTGTGGCCGAGGCAGAGAGGGATGCTGGGATACGGGTAAGAAAATCTAGCAAGCTTGAAATTGATTCTTCCGTGCACAGAGACCAGCTGTTCACAGCTCTGTTTCTTTATTATCACCTTAGGAAGCCGAATGCAAGAAGGAGATGATGGATGTTAAATTCAAGGCTGACACCAAGATGGCTGACTCCAAACGAGAACTGGAGCTGCAGAAAGCTTCATTCAACCAAGAAGTCAATGCTAGGGTTCGTACTGTTTGCACTTACAGGTTGTCTGTGTacagttcaaataaaaataCTTGTTATTATACTGTATTATGCACTGCTTTAACCAAACTTATGGCTGTTCCCAAAAAGTGCCAGTCTGTATTAAATCACATGGTGTGTAAACAATTTACCTGAAATCTGCAGTTAAAGTGATTAAaatcagaaaaacaacatgtgctCTTTTGATCTGAAGTAATGTATTAAATTAAAACTTCAAAATGTGCACGTGtcaacacaaacagaaactgtGTTGCCTCAGATGCAAACGCCTTAGACCACCTCTGTGTTGATGTTTTCAGAAAGCAGAGGCCCAGCTGGCATACGAGCTGCAGGCTGCCAAAGAGCAGCAAAAGATCCGGCTGGAAGAGATTGAGATCCAAGTGGTGCAGCGGAAGAAGGAGATTACAATTGAGGAGAAGGAGATTGACCGGACAGACAAGGAGCTCATTGCCACTGTAAAGAGGCCTGCTGAGGCCGAGGCCTATAAAATGCAGCAGCTGGCTGAGGGCGAGAAGTGAGTAAAAAGACATTGAGTCAGATTTAGGAATGAGTAGAAATGGCAAGATCCCCAAGAATGCACCACAGCTCTTGTCAGACATGATTAGACAGCACATTACCTTCCcgatgtaaaatatatatttatttattttgttggtttaaTCCCTGCAGAATCCTACAAAACAAGCACCTGGAAAGTTTGGACTAAGGAAGCCAGACTGTGTTTTTAACTATAATGCATCCATATTTCCATAAATGTTTTTCCTTACTGAAGTGAAATGTATCGTGTAATTTCCAGGCGCTCTGTATGAAAAAGTCTGTGCATGTTTGATTGTACTGATTTGCAAATAGCTGATTTTCCTGTGCATCCACCCGTAGTATTTCCAGCAGAGCAAAAGAGATTTGAAGTTTATTGTATGCTGCTGTGGGCTTTATTTGAGAAAGGAAAGCTGTAAAAACTATCCCAACATCCAAAACTTGTGCATGAAGACAGATTAACATATGACACGTCACTAAGAAGCAAATTGTCTCAAAAAAGTTGCATCCTACCCACTCAGGAAGTGATTTTGATAAGAGCAAATATTACTTTGTTTCCCTGCTTCAGGCTGAAGAAAGTGCTGATTGCCCAGGCTGAGGCCGAGAAGATCAAAAAGATTGGTGAGGCGGAGGCTAGCTCGA
The window above is part of the Pelmatolapia mariae isolate MD_Pm_ZW linkage group LG14, Pm_UMD_F_2, whole genome shotgun sequence genome. Proteins encoded here:
- the LOC134640936 gene encoding flotillin-2, encoding MGSCLTVGPNEALVVSGGCCGSDDKTYVVGGWSWAWWLISDAQRLSLEIMTLQPRCEDVETAEGVAITVTGVAQVKVMTEQDLLAVACEQFLGKSVMEIKGVLLQTLEGHLRSILGTLTVEQIYQDRDQFAKLVRDVAAPDVGRMGIEILSFTIKDVYDKLDYLSSLGKTQIAAVQRDADIGVAEAERDAGIREAECKKEMMDVKFKADTKMADSKRELELQKASFNQEVNARKAEAQLAYELQAAKEQQKIRLEEIEIQVVQRKKEITIEEKEIDRTDKELIATVKRPAEAEAYKMQQLAEGEKLKKVLIAQAEAEKIKKIGEAEASSIEAVGKAEAEKMRLKAEAYEQYGDAAKTALVLEALPKIASKVAAPLAKTNEIVILSGEGSRVTGEVNRLLAELPVSVNALTGVDLSKIPLLQKVTGSA